A stretch of DNA from Arctopsyche grandis isolate Sample6627 chromosome 6, ASM5162203v2, whole genome shotgun sequence:
CTTGTAAACATAAGTGTGACCCATACTAAtacaaattacaaaaatttaaaaaatataaattttcactaTCAACATAGCCGCGagtataagccgttatatttgaaagtggaggaagtccaattttcagttccaaaaacactatttctgtttgacttaattcactagttgttatcacttattttaattcgatatgtcattttattcaattcaatgttgagagatatttctcgaaatgaagaaagggGGTCTTTTACCAcactcaaatataacggctcacatgtacttcgttattattttcattatatttctcaatttaaattttcgtaaCACTAACAATAACAAACGAACAAAAAATCAAAGCTagtcaaatacaaaaataattattaacatTATGGACAAAAATATGAAAGGTCATATTTAATATCCATGTGCAAATATTAGTCACAAAATTAAttatctacatttttttttgtagaagCACCATATACCACCACCTCGAATTAAATTAGTTAGCACAAAGGCTACGTGCTAATTGGTTCCATCTTGAAAATAACGAAATAGCACATGCAAGCTCGAACTAGGTGGTTTACGACAATTCTAACCTCGGGCGGTGCAAACTTGTAACTCACTGACTGATCTTGCGAGTCCATTTCGTCAATTTTTATAGCGGATGGAGTAACCGTCACCATTTCCCGCTGAACCTCAGGTACCTCAATTTTTGCAGTCGAAGGTAACGGGTGTTCTTCTCTCTGGTTTTCTGTAGCAACCGTGTAAGGCAATTCCGTAGGGAAAACTTCGTCCCAGTACTGGTCGCGAATAAGCTCAGGATGCTCATGATGCATCTCATCAACAATCAAATAAGCAACCtaaaatcacacacacacacatgtactcGAAGAAAACAAAGATCAACAATGTATCAAATTTATGCTATATGTCTGGTCTCAATGAGGCTACACCAAGcagtttatcaatttatcacCCAGAAAATTGATCGTTTGCTTGAGCAATTGAGGCTGAAAAGTTCACAACACAATACAATCAGTCAGATGATCTGAACAAAAACCCAGTTCATAAccagaaaatttttatttgacaaaagaTTATCAGCAACTAATTCACTCAAATTATCAACTTATCGCTCGATAAATTGCTTGGTGAGTGGCCTTCTTTATAATCAAGACTTTCAGAATGAATCCAAtgattgaatttaaaaagtgCACAAAAGGATGAATAAAATTGCTCAATTATCATGAACCTCAGCATACAAAAGTTTTAATACTTTTGACAAATCATTAAGTAAGTACGCAATTGAGAGTAATCATTCAATGAACAGTTTTTCTGCGTATCTTGACATAGCATTTTGCAGACCATAcggtgttttatatatgtatctacatacatatataataactaaCATGTTACAATGTTAATGTAAACTCACTTGCAGGTTTCTGTCTATCATCCAATTGACTTCGAAATCATCGTCATCTTCCCCAAATGGATTTATCAACGATTCGGCCACTTTCAACCAACCCATATAAAAGAAGAATTGCAACGTTGTGAATATAGGAAAATAAACGTCTATAATATTGGCGTCTTTAGAATTAGATGTCTCTTTCATTGGTTTATTTTCAATCCATTGTCTCGCCATTATCGATGTCAAAAAATACGAATAAACAGCTAATGTAACTACCTGTATATGTACAACAGATATAACGATTAAAAGATGATAAATCTAAGCGAACGCTTACAATTCTgaaataaatactaaattttattaaatataaatgattattgacaaaatcaatggttaaattatttatattttaattttacatattattattataacttattttatgtgctaaaatgattaattaaattcaacaatataTTTGTTGTTTGTTTGTCATACCTGTGTATATACTAAAGGCACACTTATAGTGTCGTAACTAATTAAAAGGCCACATTGTcctctaaatttatttaattcatcaaTCACAGTTTTAGCAGAAAAATCATCTCGTATTCTTCCTTCCTTACGAGCTCTCGTTATTATACTAGCCGACCATACAATTGGTAACCTAAACAaacagaaaaatacaaaaattaataaaaactttGGCTATTTTGCTTGATGAAAAATACTAATATTATTACCAATGCTTGGAGGGCTtaggaaacttttgatttaaagCAGTAATAATGGTTTTTTCACTATCTAAAAGTAGACCGGCTTCGATGAAGTGATCTAATGTAGGAAAACGTTTCTTTACTCTAGGAGAAATCATACTTAGAACCATCGTGAGACACAGACATACGTAGCGCATAGCTGTGCGTCTCATCATTCTACCACGTTCATCCTGAAATTGACCAAAATAATTAACGTTATCAATATAATAAACACCAGACCATCATAGAAGACAAACAAACGCCACATAGCACACATTTTATAGAACAAAGTTCACAATATTCCCACAATTATACACTTACTTGACCGTGGATATTGGCACTAACGAATACAGCTATGGAATCCGGCCAGGGTATGCACGTGTACTGATTCCACCACCGTGTCATCACTATAGATACATAAAAACCGAGCACGAACGAAAGCGGAATTAAATCACTGTATGTATCACAATAATGTACGATGCTTTCAAAAAccctgaaaatatataaaatacatatttaatgatttcgttaactttgtgaaaaatgtaacatatgtactaaatataCCTTTTCCCATGTTCGTCCaaaagccatcgatatgtaaaATTAAGTAGATAATAAAAGAACAGGAAACACAGCAGATCTAGCCAAACTAACTTATATATACTACCCCTCCATCTGCaaacaaaaagtaaaattttgattaataaaactttgtaataataattgatttttaactAAAGCAAAAACAATGAACAAATACAAATTAAGCAATCCATAAAATATCGTTGATTTTAgagtatttattttcttacaaGATATGCAATACTCTAAATATCTCTAATTAAAATAGCCAGCAGTAAAGCTCTGTGGTTGTGTTAATGTAAACCACCAAGAGGTCCCGGGTTCATGCTCtaggttgatctcgattgaaaaaaatatttttaagaagtatttctgtagtgctgctggtcagatttggatatttatgattccaagtcaatcgtttcctatcagaatttgccagtttatctgatttcattgttgaaacaattcctcatcaaattagcaaaacctTCCCAttcattatgtcaccactatttaaatataatttcaaatttataatctattaatgtatatgttactaatgtttttacccggcttcgctcggtatttgtaatataaacagcttaaacatggccaatctgatactaataattttaataaatttatttgaatagttttattttatttaaatattcatttgttcgatgacgtcacggatctacgaaccaaacaaacaaacatacacacatacaaagtctctttcgaaattatatattagatatgtacaaGTGTCTAATACTCAGGGGCGACCCATAATGGCAtcttgggaaaatataaatttatcaaaaataaaataaaaattgaccgataaaatttttataacgaAATATACTTTCAACCCACCAAATTATtgcgtttttcttttttttgcgtCCCATGTATAaggaaattatatgtattatatatccttatagtataatatgtatcttACCGATTAAATGTTAAAtcaaaaagtaaaaatgaatatcTGATCCTACAATAAGATTGACAGTTCATTTCAAAGAATTATCCGTTGTATTTAAATAGTCAGACTTTCGCTTTCGATCATCTCCAACCCATTACTTTGAAGGATACGCAACGTACAATATTTTCCTATATTGCAGACAGCAAAAATTGACATGATGAATCAGTTCAGTTCTTAATCGACTAGAACTTGACTCACCGTTCCTGGATATTAAATTCTCAAAGATCTTTCGCAATAAGTTACAAGTAAAGCGGTACATATTACTCAAAAGtagataagtacatatgtactcatatactatacatatgtgcatgcgGATTTTCCAaagtaaattctgaaaaactCCGCAATCAGAATGACTGTACCAATTCTAATTAACAACAGATTTGAAAGGTAAACAGAATAGTGACGTAACTGATAGTAAGACTCGTGTGAGTATGAGGTCGATAAAGGCCACCCCAGACAAGGAGGCGACTGGTACTGGCGCCAGTTGAGAATAGCAGTGATTGCTAACATTATATTCTTGCAATCAACATGTTGTGTATCAAACCAAAATCTATGACTTAGATCTGAGATACAAAGAGCATTGTATGTACACTCTGGTTGAAAGCATCGAGATATAAACTAGTTTTTACATCGAAAACTTTtcaatttcgaaattatatgtggatctacatacatacatacataacgagTAAAATTAGTGTAAAGACCCGACTCGTCAGAAAAGGTGCGTGAAAGGAACTGCTAGTATACTATTCTTTTGGTACGCATCTTTTCTGTAGAGTGGGGGTGGGCCGTCGAAAGCAGACGGATTTCTAATATGAACACTCATATTAAACTGAATACTACATCCTCCAATTAAAAGTCTATATGAAACTTGATCTAAAGCGTGGATTCAGCCATTTAAGAATTTTCGCAAAGGTTGGGAAAATCTGGATTAAGGTTGCCGGAAATTCGATCTGCCGTATCGTGAGAGCTAGACCGTGAAAATGCCAAGCGCTTTTCCACTTTTCGTAACATTAACCAAAACCCAAACAAACCATAATTCCACTTTCTCTATATAATCGTTCCTATATGTATTTCCATTGGTAACTTAACATAGCagacttatatttttttcatcacgCAATCTCTTTCAACATTAAAAGGTTAAAATCAGTGAAGGTAAACAAGTAGGTGAGATATTCAAAAGACGATGAATATTTAATCGCACTACAAAAAGCCGAATGGAATTATTGGTATAATTAATAGTCTTCAACTGCTATTCAAAAGTACTCGGTGATAAATTACTAAATTGAGCAAAGCAGTGCTATTTCACacgtttctattttttaaccatAAAATTCAATGTCTTTTCTGAGGAATATTGTCAAATATGTCAAAGTTCGAgtccaatataaaaaaaaagtaaaaacccaAACACGCAAGCAATCAAATAACGATTTAGATTCGACGAATAAGTTTTGTATAACCTGAAAAATACCTcaagatattatttttaaatattttttattcaataattaataactTTTCGTGAACATTAAAagcatacaaaattaaaaaaaatatatacaaatcaagaattaaaatgaaatataactgTCTGACGACTAAATTTTAGCCGAAGCACAAAAGTTCACATCACCAAAAGggttaaatatgataaaatttatCGATTTTCGATGAATAAGTGTCACAAAGGGCAATGACAAGCCGACAATAGAAAAGTTGGCATCGATGAATCAGTTTAAAGAACATGGTGTGGGGTATTTAAACCGAAGAACATTAGCACGAGCATCGATCCAATACCAAGAAACCATTACAGTGAAATAGACTGCAccaatttaagtaaatattttaataagtcctatatatgtatatgcatatgttcaaacacatacatacatatgtatataacttttaGTAATGATTACCGATTTCATTCGTCATCGTAACATTCAAACAACAGAAACATTCATTAATGGATAATATTCTCCATATAaatccataataataataaaaaatttgggGAAGCACTGGTGAAACTATGATCTTTTAATCggctaatttaaatttcatcggTGTAAACGGGGCATTACAAGTGTTAACTTCGCGTACAAACGGCGATGACGAAACAATTTTCATTCATGTAAACGAGCGTAACGACTCAATgtactaaatttaattaattgcatCTGAAATCAATACGAAATGATTTTACTGTTTTTGTCGTAAAATAGATACAAACaccacaaatgtacatatgatttgtaTTAAATAGCACAGATAAGGTTATAACAGTATTTATGTGTGATATTAATAGTACCCATGGCGtgcatgtaataataaaaactacaatatttcattaaaaatatgttcatCTATTCAATGAgctgaattgtataatttttattcttcaaatcagttgtgttttaaatatatatgtataatatggttcagtgattattggtcacaaagcgctcgcccaaaagtcactaaattctctgtaagggccgggccgcaccgtgcaactttgtcggccgactagttgcgcgacaagaaaaaatgtatggaatatactgaatgcagggtcttcatattgtatgtatgtattcctcatcaaaacctctttgattcgaattttcattacaaaataaaaacattgattaattatcaacagaaataattaactTCGCGGGTACACTCACCTCACAGATGCAAGAAAGACGGAATTCAGTACGctgcgctcaacggtcagtgtgagaatgatatccgctatgcttcagccgttatttttttcatttcttgcacttattttatattattcgacgtttattaatacacgataaaatgatttttatggttaattattaattgaccacagattttgcattattttaacttaacgCATCACGAATATTATTCTGTTTAATTgcttttgaaacattaaaaatatcatgAAAAAAGGTGCCAAAATGGCGCTCCGCCGCGTTCTTGcggaaaaaaagtacatattgaATGTATGCAATATCAAAAGTATATTACGTAaattaagtatatattataaaaatctatACAAGGCCGTTAAAACAGGGACAGTTAATATCCAATGTCAGATGAATACCTATGATAAATCAGACTCCATCTGTCAGCTGATTGATGACGCGTGCACatcaccatatacatacatgtatgagatctataaatttgattaatatgCTAATGATAAGGCTATAACAGTATTAATTATAAACCTTACACGCCTTTTAAACTGATGGTAGACCATAGTATTTACCACTTAGTCTCGAAATTCCgagatattcaaaaaaaaaatcttattatgtGCTGGTAATTGAATGTTTTTCTGCTATGTTAATCTAGTTTTCACTTTAGAACCaacaaattttgattaaatgatTAATAGCATAAGGCGGTGTAAGTTAATTCATTATTCATTTTACAGACTAAGATATGAGATTTACAGAATGAAATATTAACGCCATGTAAGTTACTGCGATCACACACGAGGTTTTCAATAcgattaaaaattgtatatgttatatgtagtggaagtgtattttcagttgtaatacatgTTGACTAGATGGAATAAATTCCGTCTAACCAcaagtaagttgattcatatggcgaattatattccaactggtcaaaatatattacaactgaaaatacaattcaactataagttaGTACCAGGTTAGATAAGATTTTGGTGAAAACgttactcgactagtaaattgagttggaaagttacattgtttttgttttgaacacattcttagagttttcgtaatacggtactcattacgtTTATGCGTAATATCTATCAAATATCAATGCataattgaattctaaagcattcgtaaaaacatcagagctgtcaaaactcaactgttatatttacTCAACTgccgcacattgttgaaagtgtgttTTCGCTTGTAGAGAtacaatttactagttgaattgtgttCGAATATAACATATACACGCAAtgtagaatttaatttcaagtacAAAAGTCACCGCAAACTGCATTGGTGACTGAGGCAATTATGTACGTTTTCGGTTTACCCAAGCGTTTTCGTATGAAAAGAAACATGTGTCACCGGACATAATTAACACATGCAATTCATATAAACTGTCATTGAAACCCCGAATGacaagcatgcatgtatgtacatacatacatataatacaatattctaaaaatgttcctacgtacatattatacttaccACAAATGTGTACACATGCGAACGTGCAAATTGCTGTGCAAGTTTGAATAACAGACATATCTGTCAGTTCATTTgtagtgtatataaaagaacgAGGGTTGTTACTATGACACTTCAGCTGATTAAAGAGGTTCAGTTGAGGATAAAGAGGGTGAAATCACGAGTAGTTTCAAAGTGGACTCGGTCTTTCATTAGCAAGTTTTATATTATGGAATAAATACAGGATACTCATAGCAACAGTATACAACAAACCCTCTAATGAGGATTTCTTGGTTTTATGATGCACGTtaacaattcaaatttattat
This window harbors:
- the LOC143913327 gene encoding bestrophin-4-like isoform X4, encoding MTVTYTGEVATCRGFGCFLKLLFRWRGSIYKLVWLDLLCFLFFYYLLNFTYRWLLDEHGKRVFESIVHYCDTYSDLIPLSFVLGFYVSIVMTRWWNQYTCIPWPDSIAVFVSANIHGQDERGRMMRRTAMRYVCLCLTMVLSMISPRVKKRFPTLDHFIEAGLLLDSEKTIITALNQKFPKPSKHWLPIVWSASIITRARKEGRIRDDFSAKTVIDELNKFRGQCGLLISYDTISVPLVYTQVVTLAVYSYFLTSIMARQWIENKPMKETSNSKDANIIDVYFPIFTTLQFFFYMGWLKVAESLINPFGEDDDDFEVNWMIDRNLQVAYLIVDEMHHEHPELIRDQYWDEVFPTELPYTVATENQREEHPLPSTAKIEQLNNDDAVSGIHFSASGLRSIRRKPSIGSSLSVHSNANASAPNSLPRVASVTQMIKRLFSRDDTTSRPGSQTNPPELGLHPDGASGMSVPGKFGGSMRITDQIIEELDEQNTITSMATKNDPRPHAATLFGPPQPSAPVNMPSSSYSRTYPSDPPPGWDGMNLPPSPSSPPLEMNPIPSGGNSANFRTRSRLDSDIGPSLSAAVSQTLVAEDEIASTSTSTSSLVMKEDGFDRLKSIRDKERIEKYQQKLLARSVSAQQNIVAECYTDNDMLLSELTKESRQKSETLSEQTTEEADAGATLKKT
- the LOC143913327 gene encoding bestrophin-4-like isoform X3, whose product is MTVTYTGEVATCRGFGCFLKLLFRWRGSIYKLVWLDLLCFLFFYYLLNFTYRWLLDEHGKRVFESIVHYCDTYSDLIPLSFVLGFYVSIVMTRWWNQYTCIPWPDSIAVFVSANIHGQDERGRMMRRTAMRYVCLCLTMVLSMISPRVKKRFPTLDHFIEAGLLLDSEKTIITALNQKFPKPSKHWLPIVWSASIITRARKEGRIRDDFSAKTVIDELNKFRGQCGLLISYDTISVPLVYTQVVTLAVYSYFLTSIMARQWIENKPMKETSNSKDANIIDVYFPIFTTLQFFFYMGWLKVAESLINPFGEDDDDFEVNWMIDRNLQVAYLIVDEMHHEHPELIRDQYWDEVFPTELPYTVATENQREEHPLPSTAKIEQLNNDDAVSGIHFSASGLRSIRRKPSIGSSLSVHSNANASAPNSLPRVASVTQMIKRLFSRDDTTSRPGSQTNPPELGLHPDGASGMSVPGKFGGSMRITDQIIEELDEQNTITSMATKNDPRPHAATLFGPPQPSAPVNMPSSSYSRTYPSDPPLAGWDGMNLPPSPSSPPLEMNPIPSGGNSANFRTRSRLDSDIGPSLSAAVSQTLVAEDEIASTSTSTSSLVMKEDGFDRLKSIRDKERIEKYQQKLLARSVSAQQNIVAECYTDNDMLLSELTKESRQKSETLSEQTTEEADAGATLKKT
- the LOC143913327 gene encoding bestrophin-1-like isoform X1 — encoded protein: MTVTYTGEVATCRGFGCFLKLLFRWRGSIYKLVWLDLLCFLFFYYLLNFTYRWLLDEHGKRVFESIVHYCDTYSDLIPLSFVLGFYVSIVMTRWWNQYTCIPWPDSIAVFVSANIHGQDERGRMMRRTAMRYVCLCLTMVLSMISPRVKKRFPTLDHFIEAGLLLDSEKTIITALNQKFPKPSKHWLPIVWSASIITRARKEGRIRDDFSAKTVIDELNKFRGQCGLLISYDTISVPLVYTQVVTLAVYSYFLTSIMARQWIENKPMKETSNSKDANIIDVYFPIFTTLQFFFYMGWLKVAESLINPFGEDDDDFEVNWMIDRNLQVAYLIVDEMHHEHPELIRDQYWDEVFPTELPYTVATENQREEHPLPSTAKIEVPEVQREMVTVTPSAIKIDEMDSQDQSVSYKFAPPEQLNNDDAVSGIHFSASGLRSIRRKPSIGSSLSVHSNANASAPNSLPRVASVTQMIKRLFSRDDTTSRPGSQTNPPELGLHPDGASGMSVPGKFGGSMRITDQIIEELDEQNTITSMATKNDPRPHAATLFGPPQPSAPVNMPSSSYSRTYPSDPPLAGWDGMNLPPSPSSPPLEMNPIPSGGNSANFRTRSRLDSDIGPSLSAAVSQTLVAEDEIASTSTSTSSLVMKEDGFDRLKSIRDKERIEKYQQKLLARSVSAQQNIVAECYTDNDMLLSELTKESRQKSETLSEQTTEEADAGATLKKT
- the LOC143913327 gene encoding bestrophin-4-like isoform X2 — protein: MTVTYTGEVATCRGFGCFLKLLFRWRGSIYKLVWLDLLCFLFFYYLLNFTYRWLLDEHGKRVFESIVHYCDTYSDLIPLSFVLGFYVSIVMTRWWNQYTCIPWPDSIAVFVSANIHGQDERGRMMRRTAMRYVCLCLTMVLSMISPRVKKRFPTLDHFIEAGLLLDSEKTIITALNQKFPKPSKHWLPIVWSASIITRARKEGRIRDDFSAKTVIDELNKFRGQCGLLISYDTISVPLVYTQVVTLAVYSYFLTSIMARQWIENKPMKETSNSKDANIIDVYFPIFTTLQFFFYMGWLKVAESLINPFGEDDDDFEVNWMIDRNLQVAYLIVDEMHHEHPELIRDQYWDEVFPTELPYTVATENQREEHPLPSTAKIEVPEVQREMVTVTPSAIKIDEMDSQDQSQLNNDDAVSGIHFSASGLRSIRRKPSIGSSLSVHSNANASAPNSLPRVASVTQMIKRLFSRDDTTSRPGSQTNPPELGLHPDGASGMSVPGKFGGSMRITDQIIEELDEQNTITSMATKNDPRPHAATLFGPPQPSAPVNMPSSSYSRTYPSDPPLAGWDGMNLPPSPSSPPLEMNPIPSGGNSANFRTRSRLDSDIGPSLSAAVSQTLVAEDEIASTSTSTSSLVMKEDGFDRLKSIRDKERIEKYQQKLLARSVSAQQNIVAECYTDNDMLLSELTKESRQKSETLSEQTTEEADAGATLKKT